The window TTCGTTTCCTGTGTAACTAGTTAGCATCTGCGAGAGTTGTCGGTCTTTGTGATTCTTTTGATCCTGATTAATTCGACGTTGTTGCGCGCCTAAGATTTCGGAATTTGGTTCTGACGCCGTGAGCGCTTGTTCTCTCGAGTTCCAAATTAGTGTTTCCGCTTTCATCGATTTGGTGATTCCAATTAGGGTATGTGGATCGACTTTGTTTGGGCTTTCTACCATTAGAGTGGTTTATAAGAACAAGTTGTTTAtcgttattattattttctggtgaaTCTTACTTTACATTTGTTGACTGAAGGAGAATGTTGCCTTTGTTTCGAAAATCTTACATTTTGTTGTAATCTAGATACATCGTATGTTAGACTATCATCTTCAAGAAACGACATTAGTATAATGGTAGTTGTCGTATATGGCAGCTATAGCTACATTCTCTGCATACCTTAAGAGTAAGTCTCCCAGGTAATGCGCTGGAGGAAGAAAAGCCAAGCTTGTGATATGAAGACCTAAGATGTGTGGGCTTTAAAAACAAGGCTTTAGGTGTTTTCATAAGTCTCTGCGTATACAAGATCTAACACTCATTATGTCCTACTTTGCTATCCTCAATCCATGCCATGTGGTTAATGTTATGTGCATTTCTTTATACTTTGTTGTTTTATCATGAGCTTAGCAATGTAGCTAGTTTCCTTTATTAGCCCACTTTCATTCATGATTTGGACACCCATGATCATGTCATACACTGCATCTGCATACTAAGTTATCATTTGGAAACTCTTCTTTTCAGGTTTGGTTGTGTGATTAGTTAGCTCATGATTTTTACATATTTTGAATTTTGAAGATTAAATTGTGGCATttttatgtgttttttttttttcatttttttcactTAGTTGCATGAGCAGAGATGAACGTAGAGGACGAAAATTTTTACAGATAAATAAGCTTTTTTTTGTCCTTTCATAACTGGTACTTTGGTTCCATCTCCTGGAAACTCAGTCCACTAAACAAGAAAAGGCATTGGCACATaagaaacttttaaatttaagtgtTTGTTGTTTATTAATTCCTATTCATCGAGCTCTTTTAAGCCTTACCTGTAATACAGCATAGTGTTTGGTATTTTTATTCTATGGGTACATTTGAGGGGCATTTTTTGTTGTCTTTCTCCACATTGTACATCATATAGTGTTTTTCTTTACCTGAACTATTTGTGCTTCTTCCTGATCTCTCTCTTATGCTAGAAAGGAACACTTAAATTGGCTGAATTCTTGCAGTTACTGAAGTAGAAAAATAACATCGAACATTACTTTCATGGGGAAGAGGAAGTCGAGAACCAAGCCAGCTCCTAATAAACGAATGGACAAGCTTGATGCTGTCTTCTGCTGCCCATTCTGCAATCATGGAAGTAGCGTAGAGTGTCGCATGTAAGTATCTGCCCTTTTGGCAGAGATCACAATGTTAAGTCGCTTGTTTTGTCGTATGCAAGTGTACTATTGCGTGAAGTGGATCTGCATAAAACTATTGATCTTCATATTTTTAGGCAGAATGTAGATTATCATCTTTCATTCTTGTCTTTTTTGTGCAGTGACATGAAGAACTTGATTGGTGAAGCCTCATGCAGGATTTGTCTAGAAAGCTTTAGCACTACTGCCACTGGTATGACTGTTAACAGATCATAAATTTGTAAATATGTTCATCATACAGACTTTATTATTCACCATATTTAGcaccatattttttattttacccaTGAGTAGTCTTTAATAAATGCTAATTAGCATTTGCTTTCAGAAATTGTTAATTTGGCTTTATGCATTAGGAAATTTTCGTAGATAACTTAAGCAATATGGAATTTGTGAACTAATGCATCATGTAGGTGCTTATTTTTTGCAGATGAGATGTGTGTATTAATATCATTAATTAAGGAAACTTGGGTCTATAAATCATAAAGTTATAAGCATTGCTTTTTTTGAATGTTATATGTATTTTCAGGAAATGATGCCAAAACAAAGAAAACCAAGACTTTGTGAGGAATGACAAGTTTTTTAGATAaaccaaatctaacttagtcTGCTTTGAATAGCTTGTTGATTATCCATTAACTTAAACCCTTAGACACAAAGTTAATCAGTTGTCTAGGGAGCATAGATCAACTCCTTAATCTGGTTTGAAGAAGGAATGAGCAAAATTAGTCTAGATAATATGAGCAAGAGCATATTACTAGGAAATGTTAATTTACATATTTCTGGGACATACTGAACTAAGGCATTTGTTGTCAGTGCTCAAGAGCATGCATCTATAGTTACAAGGACTACGGATGTTCTATTCAATTAAGTTACCTTAGTTGGTATTCTTGTACTAAGAACTCAAATTTTGGGTGTATGTAACTCATAGATACAACTTGTTATGAGATTCATTACTTAAAAAGAGCTGGGAGCAGCCTTGAAGGTTGTTGGAGCCCTTAAAGACTAGATGGAGGGGAAGGGCATAGCAGTATATGTGCCGGATGGGGTAGAATGTCTACAACAATAACAACGACAACAAAACTTtaagtcccaattatttggggtcGGTTACATGTATCTTTTGCATCATtaagatatataaaatataaatcggTTAAGATCTATGTTTATGAGATCTAATATAGTTTTAGATTGTTGTCAATTACCTAATGCAACCTTTCACCTTTTTCATATGGGCAAGGGACTGACATTAGTGATGTCATGGAATAGAATGTCTAAGAAAAAAAAGCTGTTCTTCCTCCTAGGAGCAAAATATAGACTTGTGCTTGCTAATGCGGCAAATTGTGAGGGCAGGTAGTTAGACATTTGTTCGTCGTTTATCTAATTAGCAGGAAATAATTGAAGCAGACCCCAAGATTGTTGTTTTTGTCAAGATCTATTCAGTGGGTTTGATAATTGAGATGTTCTTTTTTGGCATATTCCTTATACCTCTCCCATAAAGAACAAGTGGAAGTTTGCGTCATGTGatgtaaaatttattatgaatctctTGTTGTAGATAATGAGATACATCTCCATATCAGCTTTATATGAGATACCGAACTAATTGTTGTAAATAATGTCTCAAGAGCATCATCTACTCATGGGATCCTAGCATTTACTGCATTGCACCATTTTGCAGTTGTTATTGTTTTAGGATTATTGCTATTAGAATAATAAACATGCTCATTTgacccctctttttttttttttttttttttttttctgtttgcaGCACTGACTGAGCCTATTGATATGTAAGTCATTCCTCGTGATGTATaccttggaactcgctaagacattgagttagaaatttacaagaaccaTGATTGCCTTGCAGATATAGCGAATGGATTGATGAGTGTGAAAGGGTTAATCTTGAAGACGATGGGGCTTGAGCATCTGGCCGGTGGTGCTTCAAGCCGAGTGGATAGATGATGTAATGGTTTGGCAATCTTATAGGGTGAAATATGCGCATCATCCTTTACGTTGTAGGGTAGTAATGATTAATTTTCTTGGAGCAGTACGCTGTAGTGGTATTCATAACTCCTTGCTTGCTTGCCTAGCTGGTGATCGTATATAACTGCTCCGTGTAGTTGCCTAGTAGATGTTTACGTTCTTGAAGTTTTCTCTTGGTGTTTGTTGTCTCCCATCTATTCTGTACAAAATGACGGTCTCTGTCGAAGTGTTATGAGCACCTTCGGTCGTTGGAAAACAATGAGGCAGGTGACGGTGACGAAGGTGTGCATCGTTCACCAAGAATCGTCGCACGCAGCGCATCTCACGGAAGTCTTAAGGGCTATTATCGTCAAAATGCTAACGCTATCTTAAGATAGCATTAGTAATTGAGCATTTGCAATATACCAGTCTCGATAAGTGAAAGAGTGATACGTCAGATATACTGTAACCATGTGTTGACATGTGACCAATGGGCAGATGGTCTAACAGGCcactcattaaaaaaaaaacatggggATCACACGTGGTTGATAGTTGATGATTGGATTATTAGATATGTACTCACCATTGGGTGATACGTGGTTGAACTATCAATCGTCCAAACTTGTCATTGGTGGGCTATCTTGCGTTCCCCTTTTACCGTCGGTGATTTCGAACTATCATCTATAAAAATGATCCTCAAGTATACTCCTATAAATACGACTTCACTTCAATATTAGTTGATCAATCCATTGATTCGACTAATTCGATCGATCCGACTGGTTCGATCAGACCAAACACAAAAACTAACTTTATAATGCCCTTGATTTAGTTTTACAAATTTGATGTTTTTAGTAACTTAGAACGACTGACTTGGAATATATCTCGATTGAATTAAAATCATTATCCAACTCGGACAACTAGAAAATGCACAGACAGAGATCAAATGTgatttgaaaacaaaaaaaaaaatcaaatgccaAAATGCATCCGATAGAATCCATGCAATGCTCGGAGGGGATCCTGACCCTTTCTACCGACTGCGGCCTTTGAAAGTCGAGCATTTGCCGCCACTTCCACGGCCTTCGCTCTCCTCGCGCTTTCTTCTCAAGCCGGCTTCGGACGACAGGCGCGCTagggcttttttttttctcccgaCAAGATTCCGGTGTTTCTGATATTCTCTCTCTTGTGGATCAGTACACGGCAAGCTCGACTCCCCTCAATGCCTTCAACTCGAAGAAGTATTGCCCTGAGCCACCCCTCTTTCGATTTGGTTAAGCGCAACATTAGATCGAACTGCTATACCTTTCCCCAGTTGCAGAAAGCTCaccttttatttcttatttttggTGGTTGTTCTGTAATCTGGATAAGATCCGAGCGTAGAGGAGTAAATTCCGGCTTTGTTCTGAGTTCGGCTTGCAACTTCAACTGTACTCGAGTTTTGATTGGGTCAGAAATGTTTCGTTCAATTGGTACGATTCTGTTTCTGTATCAGGAGTAAAATGTCTACATTTCATCCAGTGGAATTCTGAACTTTAATTCTTGTCAATCAGGGATTTTTCAGAAGAGCCGTGCGATCGATTCGAAGAACTAAAAGTTGTCCAAGAGTGATCTGAGAATCTAAGTGAGTACACATTGTGtcattgcaatttttttttttactgaaaagaaaaagcttttatatattctgcttttgttttTAACTGGATGATTGAAGCCTGATGATCTGGGCTCATCTTGTTTTTCCTAGGCTAGAAAGCCCTTAAATGTTTTGGTTTTTAACTGGCATTCTGCTAGTCCATAATCAGGCTAGAAAAATAACTAATTTCCACAGACATAATGGGAAAACCTTCGCAGGTCAAATTTCTGCCTTACCTGTGGCTGGTGGTAGATATTGTAGATCTTCTAATCCATGCATCTAGAAGTGAAATGAGGTGCAATGCTTGTTGGCGAGAATTGGAAGGGCAAGCTGTATCAACCACCTGTGGCCATCTCTTCTGTATCCAAATGATGTTGTAAATAAGCTTTTTCCTAGTACATAAAGAATGATTTATGATTCAGCAAATGTTATTCTTAACTATAGATGAAAGGCACTGAAGATGCGAACAAGATAATCGGCAATAATGTTGTAAATAAGCTTTTTCCTAGTATGTAAAGAATAATTTATGATTCAGCAAATGTTATTCTTAACTATAGACAAAGGCACTGAAGACGCAAACAAGATAATCAGCAATGATGCCGCCTGTCCTGTATGCGATCAAGTGCTCTCCAAAAGGTATTTACTTATTCTCAAGGCCAGGTTTTGGTTTGGTGATTATGTCAATTTTCTTCTGGCTGCTTTAAAAGTATTTCTTAGGGTTTTCCCAATTCAGCGCTCAATATATATTTCAATTCCCTGTGAATGCTGGTGTGCTTTTTCTTTTCTAGGTGCCAACTTCTACTATCAGAGAATACAATGATATTATCCTTTTCCTTCTGATACTTATTCTTCCTTTTATTCCTTGCGGGTCAGCCTTATGAGACAAGTGGATATAAATCCTGGCGATGAATGGATAAATGTAAGCATTACTAGATTGATTGTACTGTGCAAGTTGTGTTTTTCTTTCACAACTTTTTCTCATGATGGTTTTTGCAGATGGTAATGGCTGGAGTTTCTCCACAAGTACGTATCCTATATGCAGACATTATTTTGTAGTAGCCTAAAACCGAATTTGTTCTGGAAGTTCTGTGTGCTACTCTGATGAACTAAAGCTCATCAAATTGTATAAAATGTCTTAAGCCTGTTCTGGatgtaaataatttttatttcaaaaatgaaGGGGACTTCGATGAAAATGCAAGCAAaatttatagaaacatttaataaaTAGCAATGGTCTTCTGTACTCCTTGATCATATATCAGTTATGAAGAGTGCATATAGGAGTGTAATGTTTTACAATGGACAAAAGGAACTAGAGATGCAGTACAAAATGAACAAGATTATTGGTCAATGTCGTCAGAAATGTGAGGCCCTGCATGAAAAGTTCACTGAGAAACTAGAGCAAGTTCATACTGCATACCAAAAGATGGCCAAAAAGTGCCAGATGATGGAAAAAGAGATCGAaagcttatcaaaagataagcaaGAACTACAAGAAAAATACGCTGAAAAATCTAGGTTATTCTTCTGGAATCTTACGAAGTCAATCTCTTAGTTTTTTGTGGATGTGTTTGTAGATATGTTAATACTTTATCTGAAAACCAGGCAGAAAAGAAAACTTGATGAGATGTATGACAAGTTGAGGAGTGAGTATGAGTCAGTGAAGCGTTCATCAGTCCAACCAGCAAACTTCTTTTCTAGAGCTGAGCCAGACTTATTTTCAAGCATGGCTAACATGATGGATGGTAGAGCTACCGTTGGACAAGGTAATTCCTATGTTGCACTTCATCTGAAGCAGAATTTCTAATGCAATTTGCATTCATATAAATGTCaagaaaatctttcttttctaaatTGCCATTTTGAGTTTCAAAAATGGTATGCTAAACAGTTTCATCCAATTATTTAGGATCAAGCTGAGAACCAAGTGACCTTTTCTTTTTAGCTCTCCCAAAAAGAGACTAGATGATTTATATGTTGCAGATCGATCGGTTTTCACTCCTGAAACTCCAGGTCAGAGAGAGGAAATATGGCCCTCAACCAGACAGAAGAACTCCAGCTCCAGTGCCTTTGATCTTTCAGGAGGCTCACCAGCAAAAACAGCACCAGGTCCTGTGGATACTGGAACTAGAAGGCAGACAGGGTCTCTCTTTGGAGCTGGTGTGAGGAATCCTACAGCAACTCTTCGGAATCTCATAATCTCACCCATGAAGAGACCCCAATTATCACGCAACCACCCTCATATATTCACGTAAAGCTCACTCTCCTTGACGTATCTTGGGTTGTtgggatgatatttgagtaaatAAATGTTTTAGTAGGCATGAAGTAAAACTATAACTCATGAGACTGACCTGTTTTAGTAGGCATGTTTTCTGTTAACTTTATCCTTGTTAAGCCTGTTAGATGAGAAATTGGTTATTTCTttgatcatcaaataaaagaactTAATATGATCTATTAAGATAATGTTGCAGGCTGTAGAACGAGAGAAGCAGTTGGGTTGGCCTGTACAGATATTGCTGTGAGTTCTCGTTTTATGCTCtttaaaattcttaaaattttctTTCTGAATTAGGTTTAATTGAGATGTCATGGAAAGATAAGCAATTGGAAATTGTGAAGAAGTTTTGAGCAAATAAATGCAGGACAGTGCATAAACTAGACAAAATACAAAGTTTCATAGATGTAATGTTC of the Musa acuminata AAA Group cultivar baxijiao chromosome BXJ3-2, Cavendish_Baxijiao_AAA, whole genome shotgun sequence genome contains:
- the LOC135631143 gene encoding transcription elongation factor 1 homolog → MGKRKSRTKPAPNKRMDKLDAVFCCPFCNHGSSVECRIDMKNLIGEASCRICLESFSTTATALTEPIDIYSEWIDECERVNLEDDGA
- the LOC135631095 gene encoding E3 ubiquitin-protein ligase CCNB1IP1 homolog, which translates into the protein MRCNACWRELEGQAVSTTCGHLFCTEDANKIISNDAACPVCDQVLSKSLMRQVDINPGDEWINMVMAGVSPQVLMKSAYRSVMFYNGQKELEMQYKMNKIIGQCRQKCEALHEKFTEKLEQVHTAYQKMAKKCQMMEKEIESLSKDKQELQEKYAEKSRQKRKLDEMYDKLRSEYESVKRSSVQPANFFSRAEPDLFSSMANMMDGRATVGQDRSVFTPETPGQREEIWPSTRQKNSSSSAFDLSGGSPAKTAPGPVDTGTRRQTGSLFGAGVRNPTATLRNLIISPMKRPQLSRNHPHIFT